A single Dreissena polymorpha isolate Duluth1 chromosome 14, UMN_Dpol_1.0, whole genome shotgun sequence DNA region contains:
- the LOC127857837 gene encoding uncharacterized protein LOC127857837 isoform X1 — translation MLCEVFIRMMSQTSEIYSQESTIPYELSQTDDVFLNELAQVDELYHIGHESFAKSNDNLTVFQSNFVQVETCDVDLGNHASISFEDVDDHFDDYDGDTCDQVDCLLYDDHINCGESESDQIQMDHKQNDIRKEDQKEAEIISNFTHETCQCSVFYGSKPCSTIVGVDNLLENRTQCQELSSREKELVVKSQLCTQRKKSTFTSENKKSKKLRTRPSQKYFFHGQQICKKTFCFAFAISQSTLKRMSKSYDMYGLSVNEHGNCKTTPAHALSFDDTTRIKKFIEEYAYKNALPLPGRLPNCPKQTVLLLPCDKNVTDIYDLYMKSAKEANYRVVSLKTFRNKWNSLCPHIAVATPATDLCVKCQKFMGKLKTNAHLSDEERHNVLSDYTCHVQKANRQRQLFKDQVLCSKAVCSTTDVTEGAEPCSLDATLHYSWDFAQCVHYPHHAMQVGPIYFATPRKCHVFGMCAEGTGIQRFYMIDESEMPGKGGDCVTSLVHHYFSHFGAGEKHAEIHFDNAVGQNKNNTILGYCMWRVLTGLHESVSLSMMLLGHTKFTPDWHFGVWKIKWRQSDAECMEDIAYTVKASSRSRHNIPQRVNDPSRPVVFLNWKTFLENYFKLLKNITKYYHFRCTADEPRVLICREFCDSEEVRFNLLKARPEAGCLPTVKVIPPLDHLRQWYLYEKIAPFFINEVARDIVCPKPSIPK, via the exons ATGTTATGTGAAGTTTTCATAAGAATGATGAGCCAAACTAGTGAAATTTATTCCCAAGAATCTACAATTCCATACGAATTGTCACAGACTGATGACGTATTTTTAAATGAACTTGCACAAGTTGATGAGTTATACCACATTGGCCATGAATCTTTTGCAAAATCAAATGACAACTTGACAGTTTTCCAATCCAATTTTGTACAGGTTGAAACTTGTGATGTAGATTTGGGAAATCATGCAAGTatttcatttgaagatgttgatgatcattttgatgattatgatggtgatacATGTGATCAGGTTGATTGCTTACTTTATGATGACCACATTAATTGTGGCGAATCCGAGTCTGACCAAATACAAATGGATCACAAACAGAATGACATTAGAAAAGAAGATCAAAAAGAAGcagaaattatttcaaatttcacGCATGAAACATGCCAGTGTAGTGTCTTTTATGGAAGTAAACCATGTTCAACAATAGTTGGTGTTGATAATCTGCTAGAAAATAGGACCCAATGCCAGGAACTGTCTTCAAGAGAAAAAGAACTTGTAGTTAAATCCCAACTTTGTACCCAAAgaaaaaaaagtacttttacatctgaaaacaaaaaatcTAAAAAGTTGCGAACAAGACCGTCTCAGAAATATTTTTTCCATGGTCAGCAAATTTGTAAGAAAACTTTCTGTTTTGCATTTGCAATTTCTCAGTCAACGTTGAAAAGAATGAGTAAGTCTTATGACATGTATGGCCTGAGTGTCAATGAACATGGTAATTGCAAAACAACACCTGCCCATGCACTTTCATTCGACGATACTACAagaataaaaaaattcattgaagaatatgcatataaaaatgcattacctTTGCCCGGACGACTGCCTAATTGTCCAAAGCAGACAGTTTTGCTTCTTCCATGTGACAAAAATGTAACTGACATTTATGACTTATACATGAAGAGTGCAAAGGAAGCAAACTATAGAGTTGTGTCTTTAAAAACATTTAGAAACAAATGGAATTCATTATGCCCCCACATTGCAGTAGCTACACCAGCGACAGatttgtgtgtaaaatgtcaaAAATTCATGGGCAAATTAAAAACCAATGCTCATCTGTCAGATGAAGAAAGGCACAATGTACTAAGTGACTATACATGTCATGTTCAAAAGGCCAACCGGCAACGCCAACTTTTCAAGGACCAGGTTCTTTGTAGTAAAGCTGTGTGCAGTACTACAGATGTCACTGAAG GTGCAGAACCATGTTCACTAGATGCCACACTTCACTACTCATGGGATTTTGCCCAGTGTGTACACTACCCTCATCACGCCATGCAAGTGGGGCCAATCTACTTTGCGACACCAAGAAAGTGCCATGTGTTTGGGATGTGCGCTGAAGGAACAG GAATACAGAGATTCTATATGATTGACGAGTCAGAAATGCCTGGGAAAGGTGGCGATTGTGTCACAAGTTTGGTGCACcactatttttctcactttggCGCTGGAGAAAAACACGCAGAG ATTCACTTTGACAATGCTGTTGGGCAGAATAAAAACAACACCATTCTGGGCTATTGCATGTGGAGAGTGTTGACAG GTCTGCATGAGTCTGTTTCCTTGAGTATGATGCTACTGGGACATACCAAATTCACGCCAGATTGGCACTTTGGTGTGTGGAAAATAAAATGGCGCCAATCAGATGCTGAATGTATGGAGGACATTGCTTACACAGTTAAAGCATCTTCTAGGTCCAGGCATAACATTCCGCAACGCGTAAATGATCCATCTAGACCGGTGGTGTTTTTGAACTGGAAGACATTCTTAGAAAActatttcaaacttttaaaaaacatcacaaaataCTACCACTTTCGCTGCACTGCGGATGAGCCTCGGGTTCTCATTTGTCGAGAGTTCTGTGACTCGGAGGAAGTTCGATTTAATCTTCTAAAGGCAAGACCCGAGGCAGGCTGCCTTCCAACAGTTAAGGTTATCCCCCCTCTAGATCATCTGAGGCAGTGGTATCTTTACGAGAAAATTGCACCGTTCTTTATCAATGAAGTTGCCAGAGACATTGTGTGTCCCAAACCATCTATTCCAAAGTAA
- the LOC127857837 gene encoding uncharacterized protein LOC127857837 isoform X2, whose amino-acid sequence MQVGPIYFATPRKCHVFGMCAEGTGIQRFYMIDESEMPGKGGDCVTSLVHHYFSHFGAGEKHAEIHFDNAVGQNKNNTILGYCMWRVLTGLHESVSLSMMLLGHTKFTPDWHFGVWKIKWRQSDAECMEDIAYTVKASSRSRHNIPQRVNDPSRPVVFLNWKTFLENYFKLLKNITKYYHFRCTADEPRVLICREFCDSEEVRFNLLKARPEAGCLPTVKVIPPLDHLRQWYLYEKIAPFFINEVARDIVCPKPSIPK is encoded by the exons ATGCAAGTGGGGCCAATCTACTTTGCGACACCAAGAAAGTGCCATGTGTTTGGGATGTGCGCTGAAGGAACAG GAATACAGAGATTCTATATGATTGACGAGTCAGAAATGCCTGGGAAAGGTGGCGATTGTGTCACAAGTTTGGTGCACcactatttttctcactttggCGCTGGAGAAAAACACGCAGAG ATTCACTTTGACAATGCTGTTGGGCAGAATAAAAACAACACCATTCTGGGCTATTGCATGTGGAGAGTGTTGACAG GTCTGCATGAGTCTGTTTCCTTGAGTATGATGCTACTGGGACATACCAAATTCACGCCAGATTGGCACTTTGGTGTGTGGAAAATAAAATGGCGCCAATCAGATGCTGAATGTATGGAGGACATTGCTTACACAGTTAAAGCATCTTCTAGGTCCAGGCATAACATTCCGCAACGCGTAAATGATCCATCTAGACCGGTGGTGTTTTTGAACTGGAAGACATTCTTAGAAAActatttcaaacttttaaaaaacatcacaaaataCTACCACTTTCGCTGCACTGCGGATGAGCCTCGGGTTCTCATTTGTCGAGAGTTCTGTGACTCGGAGGAAGTTCGATTTAATCTTCTAAAGGCAAGACCCGAGGCAGGCTGCCTTCCAACAGTTAAGGTTATCCCCCCTCTAGATCATCTGAGGCAGTGGTATCTTTACGAGAAAATTGCACCGTTCTTTATCAATGAAGTTGCCAGAGACATTGTGTGTCCCAAACCATCTATTCCAAAGTAA